The Equus asinus isolate D_3611 breed Donkey chromosome 1, EquAss-T2T_v2, whole genome shotgun sequence genome segment CTTGCGTGCTGAGTGGTAGATATCTGATTTGTGATGATCTGACACTTATTAAGGGTTTTTTTTGCACTAGGACTCCCTCTCCTGCCATCCCTCTGAGGTTGGTGTCACCTTTCTCCAGTTGGATAGCCACAAGATTATCCTGGCCGcaggggcccggggttcagaGGAAACCAAGGGAACCGTCTGGCGCAACATTGCAGTTCCACTGCCCTCCGTTTCCCCACAACCTTGCACCATTTACAGCtcagttaattttatttcagatgttttccttctcaCAAATCAGTACATACGCTCTTCGCTCCATCTCCTCTTTCAACCTTCCAATCCTTGTCAAGATACTTcagaaaaatctctcttctctATTTGGATGTCTTACGAATCAGGAAATAATTCACTGCTGACAATAAGTAAATTACGTGAGGAAAACACAtacatccagaaagaaaatgacagaaatttaaaataaaaaggaaaagtgccAACAAACTATAAAGTGCTTAAAAGTGCCTATAATCTATGCAAAATCTTCTAATTCTCTAACTCTTCAGCTGAAGGTTGGTTTTCTTTAAGCATTATTGTTGAAGATATCtatatagatatgtatttttttacttcacaaattatttaatttgcattttattagtATGTTACACAAATACTGTGCCTTTTTGGTTTTCGTTATTTCAGCCATTTATTGGTTAAGAATGTCTTAGCTTGGGAAGGGTTCTCCATGATTTGGATTATTAtttctatagaaaataaaatatattcttggATCCAAGGAATCAAATTGCGAgcaaaattttatcttaaaaataattttaagttgaATATGTCCTAAATATGCTGCTATTTTCACAAAGAAAGACTAATATCTCTGATCAACATTCTCTCTGAGtcagacaaaaggaaaacagatcATGAGGGAAGAGGttcattattttaatacatttttttctcagtagaaaaaaatgcaataggAGAAGAAGATAAATGAGGACACATCACTCTTAGCTCGTTTAACTTATGGATGTTTGCTCTGCAATAACACCAGCTAGGATGAGGTAATTCGCTGTAATTAGAGCTGCCAGTGGCAGGTGGATGATTCGGTGAAAGGCATTTGTCAACAGACTAGACAGTGAgtaggagaaaaactgaaatctcactGCAGTGATGGCTTGTCTGCCCCCAGAGGAAGGAGGCAACGTCTGTCTTTGTCTTCCCCATATGCCTTTTGGAGCCTTCTCTCTCGCCTTGGCCTTCCATCCTTTCTGCATTCTGCCTCCTTGTTGCTGGGATGTTCTTTGTGGCCCCAcagtctcctcctgcccttcccagcAAAGGCCCAGACTTCAAATAGAAGACAGTCTAGACTTCTTCTCTAGACTGTAGATAGCATGAGTGAGAACCATGCCTGGCTTTTCCCAGTTTCCCACAGGGCCTAACCCAGTGCCTTTCATTTAGCCGGCACATGTTGatcaaatgaatgaaggaatgaatgaatgaagaaatgagtgaATGTAGTTGCAGCTATCTGCATTTGCAGGGAGTAGCCGCATTCTGCTCTGTTTCTTAGCAAGATTTTACATATTGGTAAGAGAAAAATGCATTACGTCTTCCAGAAGTATTTATATCTAAACTGGGACGATCTCTTACTAATCcaaaggggaggggaaaaaactTTTAACAGTGTTATTTCAGCTGTTAGAAACCAGCAGAGGGGGCGAGGGACATCTGATTTGGTGAACCTCTTAAATGGTAGTACATTAGTTGTCGGATACTTCACCTGTTTAGAACAACTGACCTGTTTAGATTCTAAACATTCGTATTGCTAAGCTCCCATTAAGAGCATGATGGGAAAGAGAAGGTCATTGAATACTGctatctttgggaaaaaaaaagtctttctggagagggaaggaaaaacttAATAAACACCATTTACACATGTGGCTCCAGGATCCTAGAAGTGAtgaaatgatattaataataatagttatcatTATTGAGTTCTTAGTAAATACTAAccattttacatatgttatttaatttatgCAACCCAACAGTGgatgttgttttcattttgttgaagtgaaagaagaaattaaaatttagaaagagTATGCGCAACACCCTCTCCTAGTGATGCGCACTGTTTGCCACGAAACTCTTAGCCATCCTCAGGTCAGGGTCTTAAAGAAAAGGCAGTGTCATCTTACATGCTTACACTTCACCATAGAAATTTGGGTGTGAGAAATAGAAGGGGTATCACAAATACAATATCCTCTTgtagaagaaaagggaagagctaatatttattttgatattgttTGGTTATTAGTTTAATACCCTCTAATGTATTCATGTTAATATGCCTACTGTTgactgttctttttaaaatcatcttcaaGCTGTGAAAAAGGGCTCCTATGACATGGTGTCTGCTTTGCTTAAACACAACACCAGCCTTGACCAGCCCTGTGTCAAGCGATGGTCGGCAATGCATGAAGCAGCCAAACAAGGCCGCAAAGATATCATAGCTCTGCTACTAAAACACGGAGGCAATGTCCACCTGAGAGACGGATTTGGAGTCACACCGTTAGGTGTTGCCGCCGAGTATGGTCACTGTGATGTGTTGGAACACCTAATCCACAAAGGTATGTAAAAAAGGAGTTGCCAGCTggctccgtggcctagtggtgaagtttggcatgctccactttggtggcctgattCAGTCCCAAAGTTCCGACCCTATACCATTCATCAGaggccatgctgtgttggtgactcacatacaaaatagaggaagattggtgcagacgttagctcagggacaatcttcctcagaaaacaaaaaggaactgCCTGCTCCTGACTTTTCTCCTGCttcttgtatttccttttttccattcctcatcacctccttttcctctcttgaaTCTAACTGGGCCTCAGGCTTTTGTACCCAGCCCCCTTGACAGCCCCCCATTCCACAGCTCAGTTAAACCCTATACACGGTGACCTACAAATCTGCATGCCCAGCCCTGACTGTGCTCTCTAGAGACAGCCCAATTTTCACACAGATGGCTCACCAGGGTCTCACACTCATACTCTCCTAAACTGAATTCTTCTTTCACACTTTTGATATGATAATTTCTCCCAGCCAAGACTGAAAGCTTAGATTTATCTCTAATTCCTCCATCACCTTCTTTTCCAAATACAGTCGGTTACCGAGTGCTATAGTGTCTCTCTTACCAGTTCTCACCTTGCAGGACCTCTGGTTTGCATCCTCACATCTTCCCTGGACCAGGGCAATCATTTCCTAACCATTCTTCCAGTTTCCAATCTCCCTGTCAGAGACTTCATACTACATACTGCAATGCAGCTCCTTTCTCTCAAGGATAGCTACAGGAGTGTAGACAATCCAAAAcatcttcagtggctccccattgcccacTGAATCATGCATGGGTCCCTCTGCATCATCTTGAGTTGTTTTTCCAGGTTTATCCTTCACTACTCCCAATGTGTATCCTGTACTCCAGCTAAATTAGACTAGCAGTATTTCCAAACACACCCCATATTCCCTCTGTCTGGGTTTGGGTCCAGTCCTTGTCCTCATCTGGAATACCTTCCAACACAATTCAAAGTCAATCTCTTGAGACATCTCCTttctaaagtctttcttttttgtgtgttttttttgtggggaagattggccctgagctaacatctgttgccaatcttcctctttttgcttgaggaagattgtcactgagctaacatccatgccaatcttcctctattttttggatatgggacaccaccacagcatggcttgacgagtagtgtgtaggtccacgcctgggatccaaacctgcaaaccctgggccgctaaagcagagagCATGcccttaaccactacatcactgggttGGCCTGCCTGAAGTCTTTCCTAATTCTCCCCAACAGATTGTGATGTTGCCCTCCTTTGAAACCTCCAAGTGCTTTATATAACTACAGAACCGGGAATTAAGAGACCAAATGCTTAAGCTGGTTTCTGCCACCTACTCATGGTCTGATCGTAGCCTAGTTACTTAAACatctggccctcagtttcctcatctataaataaaAGCTAGGACCACGTGGTCTCTAAGGATCCTCTATggggaaaagaaacatttttgagCATGCCCCGCAAAATGCAACCTCATTTGGTTATCAAATAAGCCCTATGACATAAGCAGTGTTGCCCTAGTTGacagatgaggagatggaggTTCATAGAAGTGAGGAGCTTGCCCCAAAGTCTCAGAGGCAGAGTCATAATTCAAACCCAGAACGCTTTCCCTTACATCATGACATCATGCCTCCTAGTCCTGATGTCACTTAATGTTACACAGTTTGGtttctttgataatattttgttttatttctcctttgaactCCTTGAGATAGTCAGACTTATtcattttaggattttctagGCAATTACACACAGTGTCTGCACACAGAAGGcagttgataaatatttgttgaatggaaatACTAGAATGCCAACTGTTGCCTTTAAATTTAAAAGTCTAAGTATCCCTTTTTCTGGGAACAATAGTCTATCACGGAAGTTGACTTGTTGAGTTCTCAGATATTCTTGTGACACAAAGATTTTCTAATAAAATGAAACATGCTGCATAATTGCTTATTGAAAATATTGAGAACATACATATTCATAATtctgtactttgaattttaagTCCTaaccagaaaggaaaacaacaggTTGTTTTTAAGGGAGCCATCTTGACAATCCATCCAGTTGTCACTATGCCGCGTGTTTTATACTGCCAGGCGGCGACGTGTTTGCTTTGGCGGATGATGGGGCTTCAGTGCTGTTTGAGGCAGCAGGAGGGGGCAATCCTGACTGCATTTCCCTCCTGCTGGAATACGGAGGAAGTGGAAATGTCCCTAACCGAGCAGGGCACCTTCCTATACACCGAGCTGCCTACGAGGGACATtacctgtgagtaataaatcaTAGGAGGATCATTTTAAGTTGACAAATACAAAATTGCATATAGAGTACAAGCTCAAGTCTCTCTATACAACATTTTAGGGTTTCTAAAAATTTTGCCCTTggcaaagaattaaaatttatgaTAATACTATCAATATTATTCTAATTGTTTACCAACACCTACAGATATTACAGTGTAATATCAAATTTAATCCTCAATATAAAAGCTTTATTATAAGTTTAGGTTTCTTTATTCCCCCAAAAACAGTTAGATagatttttaaatcacaaaatgtgccacaatcaacaCATCAAGAGAAGTCTATAATCCTTATATTAAACTACCCACCATGAGAGGATGGTTTTAggcaattaaatatattttccaagttCAAAAACTTTGAAATAGTTTGGCTTTATTGCTTTCAGTGGCCACGTTGGCTAAGTGGCCAATGACACATAATTAACGCTAAGTGACATGTTGTTAAAGTTTACCTGGATTTATTCCCAGTGTTCATAAATTCACACATGGTAGCTCTGAATTAGGCACAAGAGATCAAGTTATCCTTGCTTGTGGCTCTCATACATGTCTAGCTGGTCAGTCAAGTGTGAAATTCACAACTATTTATCACAGGTTCTTAGAAACATAAGCTGTGGTTAATTATCTCAATGGACTGATGTAAGGTTGATGGAATAATAAAGACTCTTCTTGTGGCTAATGATTCAGTTGCAAGTTATATGGAAGCAGTTAGGATGTACATGGCCAATATTAAAGGATAGATTGATAagccaatgttaccacaataaaaataaataaataaaatttaaaaaataaaggatagaTTGTTCAGGAAACGGTGAAAGAGGAGTAATGAATGAGAATTCAAAAGGCCTAAATTCTAGTCCTTACTCCACATCTAACTGTGTGACATTGGACAAATAATTTCACCTCTCCAGACTTCACATTGTCCTCTTCTGTTAAATGAAGAGGTTGGACTAAGTGATGTCCAAGGTCATTTCCAGCTCTAACTCCCTGTGACTCCATGATTCTATGGTCAAGATTATGAAGCTTTCTTCTATGGTATCAGATATGCTtgcttttcttctgtatttttcattaaataacaTTGGTTGCTTATAAATATTATGTTGTTCAGAGAAGAACTGGAAGATGGGGAGGGCTCCTGAGGGACCACAATTCTAGGACCAAATCTATAAGATCCGATATGTTCCCCAGGAATATGTAGAATGGAAAGCTAAATCAAAAAGTAAACTAAACTACACTAAATGGTAGTAAGTCAATGGGCAAAGGTTAAGTGTTTCTGTATAAGGTTATCTAGAGAAAATAAGGGAAACTAAACAAACTGCATTCACTTGTCTAGTGAGGAAGCTGGTTTActtaatttcttgattttcttcatGCCATGTggatatttgactttctttttagTGCACTGAAATATCTTATCCCAGTAACATCCAAAAATGCAATCCAGAAAAGTGGGATGACACCAATTCACTCAGCAGCAGATGGACAAAATGTACAGTGCCTAGAACTGCTCATTGAAAATGGTTTTGATGTCAATACCCTGCTTGCTGACCACATTTCTGAGAGCTATGATGATGAGCGGAAGACTGCACTATATTTTGCTGTTTCTAATAATGATATTCATTGCACAGAAGTCCTTCTGGCCGCAGGTGCAGACCCAAACCTAGATCCCCTCAACTGTCTACTTGTGGCAGTAAGGGCCAATAGTCATGAAATTGTCCGGCTGCTTCTCTCCCATGGAGCTAATGTCAATTGTTACTTCATGCATGTGAATGACACTCGTTTCCCCAGTGCCATTCAGTATGCCCTAAATGATGAGGTAATGCTGAGGCTGTTGCTGAATAATGGCTATCAAGTGGAGATGTGCTTTGAGTGCATGCACGGGGACATCTTTGGAAATTCGTTTGTGTGGTCAGAGATAGAGGAAGAGGTGCTGCCGGGATGGACATCTTGTGTAATAAAAGATAACCCGGTGAGTTacatccttttcttcttcatattaaGTCATTATCCTAACTGTCACTCATTAGGGatgttacaagaaaagaaaagtcaactccaactttaatatttttcttgttcttgaatTGGTGTTTGCAGTGATATGGGGATATAACCTTAAAACTAGATAAAAAAGATTGTGTTTGTTTTCCTTGACTTGGAAATTGAATGCAGAAGAATGTGAAAACATATGCAATTAATAACTTACGCTTATTTGGTGGAATATTAGGGCTAGAAGCATGGAAAGAAGGCTCATGGAAAGAAGCATGATTCTTCCATGTTATGTTGACTACAATCATATCATAGCCATGCGCATAGCTTCAGGCCTCAGTTtcacaaaaacaagcaaacaattgATAGTTCCTTTAGTTCATTACAAGGAGGGATGTTTTATTCCCTGTAAAAAGATGAAGATtgtaatttttcataataaaattgaGTGTATTAGAAGTAcaactaaattaaattttatcaattcTCTCAGTTCTGTGAGTTTATTACAGTTCCCTGGATGAAACACTTGGTAGGCGGTGTTATCCGTGTATTAATAGACTACATGGATTATATCCCTCTGTGTGCTAAACTGAAGGCTGCACTAGAAGGACAGAGAGAATGGCCAGAAATCCGTCAAATACTAGGTAAATACAAAAGTTTTGcctacaaaatattttatgatgatgTATAAAGGGGAAGTTTCTTAATGTCATGTTTGACACTTTTTCAAAGCTACTTAATTTTCAGAACTATCTGGGTCTTTTTAAGTCATCCTTAATACTTCCTCTGATATAAGATACTAATTTTTTGCATACTTTCTAACTAATTGTATAACGAATAATACTGCAACTATACTAACGTTTCAACTAGAACTCGTTCGTTAAAGTTAACTTCTATATTATCGTAAGGTAGGTAGACTGTAATCTCCATGTGGGCAGggatctgttttgtttatttttgtattctcgAGGCTTAGCATAATGCTTAGTTGACTCAATAAATactgagtaagtgaatgaatggaatGAGTTAGAATTATCCTTTTTGATATGCTATCTCTCAGGTGTTTTACTGAAAATTCCTACCATCAAAAGTTTGTATTACAGGCAAGCCATTTTGTATTCTCTAGGTTAAAGTTTAGTTAGAATCATAAAAGTGAATCATATTCAAAAATTTTCAGTAAAAGTATATCTAAAATTACTCCAAATACAAATAGAAGCTAGAAAAAGTCATAAATTGGAGAGAAACCAGAGTTTCTTGGAGAAATGGGTGGTTTTAGGTCTGGGGAAGGAAATGTGCAAGATAAGCCAGGAATATCTGGTGATACCAGATAGCAAAGAAACTCTCAAAGACTACCAGAGTCATGTCAAAAGAATCCAGGAGCCAACGTGAAGAGGCTCCCACTAGCCAAAGATGGGACCATTTAAGCttgaaaagataattatttttgatgaattgaaaccaattaaatatgtttaaatatgatattttttaaaattggtcAACTCCATAGGATAAGAAAATCAATTCATTATCTTGAAagtaataaaggaaaagattcaaGCATTTATTCTCCCCTACTTATATGATTTGTGCCACTAGTAAACAAACAATAGGTGAGCAAAACTATCCCTTTATAAAAGTAtcccaaataataaatgaaaaagaaatgatataattAGATATCACCGTTTTGCAGCCCACGATAAGCTAATAGACGAAGACACTGAGCATCGGCAGCTGCTAATATCACATCATGTGGCCCTTGATGAAGGAACACGGCAGCAGCTATAGTTTTGCAAAAGAGATCAAACCTGAGTCTGACCAAGTCTCTGGATCCAGCTGTCAATTTACAAGGAACAGAGAAGGCTGTGGCACATGGAACTGCACCATGAAAGGGCAATGAGCAAAATTCAGGCTGTGGGAAACTACAGGACGTTTTGGTTCTTCAAAGATTAattgaaaggaagagaagggaatgaaGAGAAGAACCtgcagattaaaagagacttaagggacatatcaaatttaaaaatatatatatattgtcaaTACCATAGTGTAGGAATAGCACACTTAGATGATGACGTTATAAAGGAAGCGATTACTATaaaagtcagaatagtggttccttgtagaggaggaaggaatggagaTCGGCATGGATTGTGGAGGGAATTCTGAGGTGGCTGGGGAAGTTCTTCTATTCATGACCTGGGAGGTTATTAAAGATGTTCATCTAATGATCACTTATGTAACTATACATTTGTGTAGTTGctctatgtatattttattttacaataaaaagattaaaacgTTTTGGAGATTGTAAGGAAAAAAACTCCAAGGCTTAGGTAAATTAATTTCCCAAAGTTACagacacagaaaataacaaagcaaGAATTTGAACCCTTGCCTATCTCACTTCAAAACAGTCTCTTTCTCCAGTACC includes the following:
- the ASB15 gene encoding ankyrin repeat and SOCS box protein 15 isoform X2; amino-acid sequence: MDTNDDPDEDHLASYDIQLSIQESIEASKTVFYPERFVPLSDQNRKIVEAIKQGHILQLQEYVKYKYALDEADEKGWFPLHEAVVQPIQQILEVVLDASYKTLWEFKTSDGETPLTLAVKAGLVENVRTLLEKGVWPNTKNDKGETPLLIAVKKGSYDMVSALLKHNTSLDQPCVKRWSAMHEAAKQGRKDIIALLLKHGGNVHLRDGFGVTPLGVAAEYGHCDVLEHLIHKGGDVFALADDGASVLFEAAGGGNPDCISLLLEYGGSGNVPNRAGHLPIHRAAYEGHYLALKYLIPVTSKNAIQKSGMTPIHSAADGQNVQCLELLIENGFDVNTLLADHISESYDDERKTALYFAVSNNDIHCTEVLLAAGADPNLDPLNCLLVAVRANSHEIVRLLLSHGANVNCYFMHVNDTRFPSAIQYALNDEVMLRLLLNNGYQVEMCFECMHGDIFGNSFVWSEIEEEVLPGWTSCVIKDNPFCEFITVPWMKHLVGGVIRVLIDYMDYIPLCAKLKAALEGQREWPEIRQILAHDKLIDEDTEHRQLLISHHVALDEGTRQQL
- the ASB15 gene encoding ankyrin repeat and SOCS box protein 15 isoform X1; this encodes MDTNDDPDEDHLASYDIQLSIQESIEASKTVFYPERFVPLSDQNRKIVEAIKQGHILQLQEYVKYKYALDEADEKGWFPLHEAVVQPIQQILEVVLDASYKTLWEFKTSDGETPLTLAVKAGLVENVRTLLEKGVWPNTKNDKGETPLLIAVKKGSYDMVSALLKHNTSLDQPCVKRWSAMHEAAKQGRKDIIALLLKHGGNVHLRDGFGVTPLGVAAEYGHCDVLEHLIHKGGDVFALADDGASVLFEAAGGGNPDCISLLLEYGGSGNVPNRAGHLPIHRAAYEGHYLALKYLIPVTSKNAIQKSGMTPIHSAADGQNVQCLELLIENGFDVNTLLADHISESYDDERKTALYFAVSNNDIHCTEVLLAAGADPNLDPLNCLLVAVRANSHEIVRLLLSHGANVNCYFMHVNDTRFPSAIQYALNDEVMLRLLLNNGYQVEMCFECMHGDIFGNSFVWSEIEEEVLPGWTSCVIKDNPFCEFITVPWMKHLVGGVIRVLIDYMDYIPLCAKLKAALEGQREWPEIRQILENPCSLKHLCRLKIRRLMGLERLCQPASMEKLPLPPTIQRYILFKEYDLYGQELKLP
- the ASB15 gene encoding ankyrin repeat and SOCS box protein 15 isoform X3 yields the protein MVSALLKHNTSLDQPCVKRWSAMHEAAKQGRKDIIALLLKHGGNVHLRDGFGVTPLGVAAEYGHCDVLEHLIHKGGDVFALADDGASVLFEAAGGGNPDCISLLLEYGGSGNVPNRAGHLPIHRAAYEGHYLALKYLIPVTSKNAIQKSGMTPIHSAADGQNVQCLELLIENGFDVNTLLADHISESYDDERKTALYFAVSNNDIHCTEVLLAAGADPNLDPLNCLLVAVRANSHEIVRLLLSHGANVNCYFMHVNDTRFPSAIQYALNDEVMLRLLLNNGYQVEMCFECMHGDIFGNSFVWSEIEEEVLPGWTSCVIKDNPFCEFITVPWMKHLVGGVIRVLIDYMDYIPLCAKLKAALEGQREWPEIRQILENPCSLKHLCRLKIRRLMGLERLCQPASMEKLPLPPTIQRYILFKEYDLYGQELKLP
- the ASB15 gene encoding ankyrin repeat and SOCS box protein 15 isoform X4; amino-acid sequence: MHEAAKQGRKDIIALLLKHGGNVHLRDGFGVTPLGVAAEYGHCDVLEHLIHKGGDVFALADDGASVLFEAAGGGNPDCISLLLEYGGSGNVPNRAGHLPIHRAAYEGHYLALKYLIPVTSKNAIQKSGMTPIHSAADGQNVQCLELLIENGFDVNTLLADHISESYDDERKTALYFAVSNNDIHCTEVLLAAGADPNLDPLNCLLVAVRANSHEIVRLLLSHGANVNCYFMHVNDTRFPSAIQYALNDEVMLRLLLNNGYQVEMCFECMHGDIFGNSFVWSEIEEEVLPGWTSCVIKDNPFCEFITVPWMKHLVGGVIRVLIDYMDYIPLCAKLKAALEGQREWPEIRQILENPCSLKHLCRLKIRRLMGLERLCQPASMEKLPLPPTIQRYILFKEYDLYGQELKLP